Proteins encoded by one window of Paenibacillus urinalis:
- a CDS encoding class I SAM-dependent methyltransferase, whose product MRIDLGCGQQKFPGCIGIDLIPYDGVDLVHNLNDPLPFDDDSAEFLIASHSLQYVHNLNNVLHEIYRVCKHKAIVCIVAPYAHVTANMVNPLYKQQFNEHSPRYWTQDNHKLIGDEEHSFSWPPAWSLAEPVPGAAPIDLRLIRMEFFYFPEYGAYDDLELVLLRQSQLNVAYQIMYHFLVIKEPVSTPDLEMWRSCELEEPLYVKEQRAAFRNLRYGDRWVQTEHLSAILDADQLHPSLEASTAPSADNPHLAAPKPTSDIPPPDTKHPYYGSGRRTKANPSRVSRHSRSQEPSAKNKSKINKKKPGKRN is encoded by the coding sequence TTGAGAATCGATCTAGGCTGTGGACAGCAGAAATTTCCCGGATGTATCGGTATCGACTTGATTCCTTATGATGGGGTCGATCTGGTCCATAATTTAAATGATCCTCTTCCGTTTGATGACGACAGCGCTGAATTTCTTATTGCTTCACACAGCCTCCAGTATGTTCATAATTTGAACAACGTCCTGCATGAGATTTACCGGGTATGTAAGCATAAAGCCATTGTATGTATCGTGGCTCCTTACGCCCACGTAACGGCCAATATGGTGAATCCGCTGTATAAGCAGCAGTTCAACGAGCATTCTCCGCGCTACTGGACACAGGATAATCACAAGCTCATTGGTGATGAGGAGCATTCCTTCTCCTGGCCGCCCGCATGGTCCCTCGCTGAACCTGTCCCGGGAGCTGCTCCCATCGATTTGAGACTGATCCGAATGGAGTTTTTTTATTTCCCCGAATACGGAGCGTACGATGATCTGGAGCTCGTGCTGCTTCGGCAGAGCCAATTAAATGTGGCCTATCAAATTATGTATCATTTTCTTGTTATCAAGGAACCCGTATCAACACCAGATCTTGAAATGTGGAGATCCTGCGAGCTGGAAGAGCCGCTGTACGTTAAGGAACAGAGAGCGGCATTCCGAAATCTCCGTTATGGAGATCGATGGGTACAGACTGAGCATCTCTCTGCAATATTGGACGCGGATCAGTTACATCCTTCCCTTGAAGCAAGCACCGCACCATCCGCTGATAATCCTCATTTGGCCGCTCCGAAGCCTACTTCTGATATCCCTCCTCCGGATACCAAGCATCCTTACTATGGGTCCGGCAGAAGAACGAAGGCAAATCCATCTCGCGTTTCCAGACACAGCAGATCACAGGAGCCATCTGCCAAAAACAAGTCAAAGATAAACAAAAAGAAGCCCGGGAAAAGGAATTGA
- a CDS encoding rhamnogalacturonan lyase, whose amino-acid sequence MLSKKRSWRTAGLAMLSAAMIGGCIGVSPGEAGAANPRQMEYLDRGVVAVKTGTGVFVSWRLLGTEGSNVGFNVYRDGTKVNASPITNSTNLQDNAGTASSKYTVRAVVNGAEQAASPAASVWGTNHLNVPLMKPAGGTTPDGVAYTYSANDASAGDLDGDGKYELIVKWDPSNSKDNSQSGYTGEVFIDAYKLDGTRLWRISLGKNIRAGAHYTQFMVYDLDGDGKAEVAMKTADGTKDAAGTVIGDGSKDYRNSSGYILSGPEYLTVFNGQTGRVLTTVNYEPPRGTVSNWGDNYGNRVDRFLAGIAYLDGERPSLVMARGYYTRSVLVAYDYRNGQLTKRWTFDSNSSGNSGYAGQGNHNLSVGDVDNDGRDEIIYGAMAVDDNGQGLYTTGLGHGDAMHLSDLDPDRAGLEVFQVHEVPSNAGIEFRDADSGSLIWGVPTTKDIGRGMASDIDPRYKGAEVWANGVLYTAKGQVIVNKVPSTNFGIWWDGDLSRELLDNNRIDKWNHQTSTTTNLLTATGAASNNGTKATPNLQADLLGDWREEAVWRTDDSTALRIYTTTAITDQRIYTLMHDPIYRLGIAWQNVAYNQPPHTSFYLGTGMSTPPAPSIRLVGGP is encoded by the coding sequence ATGTTAAGCAAAAAACGAAGCTGGCGAACTGCGGGGCTGGCGATGCTCAGTGCAGCGATGATTGGGGGTTGCATTGGTGTTTCCCCAGGCGAGGCGGGGGCGGCGAATCCAAGGCAAATGGAGTATCTGGACCGCGGAGTGGTGGCTGTAAAAACAGGTACAGGTGTATTCGTCAGCTGGCGGCTTCTCGGAACTGAAGGCTCTAACGTCGGATTCAATGTATATCGCGATGGAACCAAGGTGAATGCTTCTCCCATAACGAATAGTACGAATCTGCAGGACAATGCCGGTACAGCGAGCTCGAAGTATACAGTAAGAGCTGTCGTGAATGGTGCGGAACAGGCTGCTTCTCCGGCAGCAAGCGTGTGGGGGACAAATCATTTGAATGTACCTCTGATGAAGCCTGCTGGCGGGACAACCCCTGACGGTGTAGCTTATACGTACAGTGCCAATGATGCGAGCGCAGGGGATCTCGATGGCGACGGGAAATATGAGCTGATCGTAAAATGGGACCCGTCGAACTCCAAAGACAATTCGCAGAGCGGCTATACGGGGGAAGTATTTATTGATGCATACAAGCTTGATGGAACAAGACTCTGGCGGATCAGTCTCGGCAAAAATATTCGTGCAGGCGCGCATTATACTCAGTTTATGGTCTACGATCTGGATGGCGACGGCAAGGCCGAAGTTGCAATGAAAACGGCTGACGGTACCAAAGACGCTGCAGGCACGGTCATCGGTGATGGAAGCAAGGATTATCGGAACAGCAGCGGCTATATATTATCGGGGCCGGAGTATCTGACCGTATTTAACGGCCAGACGGGCCGAGTGCTTACTACAGTGAATTACGAGCCGCCGCGCGGCACCGTAAGCAATTGGGGAGATAATTATGGCAATCGGGTTGATCGCTTCCTTGCAGGTATCGCCTATCTTGATGGAGAAAGACCGAGTCTGGTCATGGCGAGAGGATATTACACCCGGTCTGTTCTAGTAGCCTATGATTATAGAAATGGTCAGCTCACCAAGCGATGGACCTTTGATTCCAATTCGTCCGGGAATTCGGGTTATGCCGGTCAAGGGAATCATAATTTAAGTGTTGGCGACGTGGATAACGATGGAAGAGATGAAATTATATATGGCGCAATGGCGGTTGATGATAATGGTCAGGGCTTGTATACGACAGGACTTGGCCACGGCGATGCGATGCACCTGAGCGATCTGGATCCGGATCGGGCTGGACTTGAGGTATTCCAGGTTCATGAGGTTCCTTCGAATGCAGGTATCGAATTCAGAGATGCTGATTCCGGGTCCTTAATCTGGGGAGTTCCAACGACCAAGGATATAGGCAGGGGCATGGCCTCAGATATTGATCCTCGGTATAAAGGCGCTGAGGTCTGGGCCAATGGAGTACTGTACACAGCGAAGGGACAGGTTATTGTTAACAAGGTACCGTCTACGAATTTCGGCATCTGGTGGGACGGAGATCTGAGCAGAGAGCTGCTGGATAATAATCGGATCGATAAATGGAATCATCAGACATCCACAACAACGAATCTGCTGACGGCGACAGGAGCAGCGAGCAACAACGGAACGAAGGCAACTCCAAACCTTCAGGCTGACCTGCTGGGAGACTGGCGGGAGGAAGCCGTGTGGCGGACAGATGACAGCACAGCCCTTCGGATCTATACAACGACTGCAATTACAGATCAGCGGATCTACACCTTGATGCATGACCCCATCTATCGTCTTGGCATCGCATGGCAAAATGTGGCCTACAATCAGCCGCCGCATACCAGCTTCTACTTGGGCACAGGGATGAGCACACCGCCTGCACCGAGCATCCGACTGGTCGGAGGACCCTAA
- a CDS encoding sulfate ABC transporter substrate-binding protein, which translates to MKKGVRNRLKIGVGVLLAASLAASLTACGSGNADNGSLKLLNVSYDPTRELYEQYNAAFAAYWEKEKGQKVTINESHGGSGKQSRSVIDGLKADVVTLALGYDIDAIEAAGLIDAGWQDEYELNSSPYTSTIVFLVRKGNPKDIQDWDDLIKEGVEVITPNPQTSGGARWNYLAAWGYALKQNNNDEAKAKEFITELFKHTPVLDTGARGSTTTFVERGIGDVLLAWENEALLSIKEQGADKFDIVYPSISILAEPPVAVVDKNVDKNGTREAAEAYLEYLYSEEGQKIAAENFYRPTLPAVAEQYKENFPELALFTLNDVFGTWKETQEKHFSENGIFSQIYVPSN; encoded by the coding sequence ATGAAAAAGGGTGTTCGTAACCGTCTGAAAATAGGGGTTGGGGTATTGCTTGCGGCTTCACTTGCTGCATCGCTTACCGCTTGCGGAAGTGGAAATGCCGATAATGGTTCTCTGAAGCTGCTGAACGTGTCCTATGATCCTACTCGTGAGCTGTATGAACAGTACAATGCGGCGTTTGCTGCCTATTGGGAGAAGGAGAAGGGGCAGAAGGTCACAATTAACGAGTCACACGGCGGATCAGGGAAACAAAGCCGTTCAGTGATCGACGGATTGAAAGCCGATGTAGTTACACTGGCTCTTGGCTATGATATTGATGCCATTGAAGCAGCTGGACTTATTGATGCAGGCTGGCAGGATGAATATGAGCTTAACAGCTCACCTTATACATCAACCATTGTGTTTCTTGTGAGAAAAGGGAATCCGAAGGATATTCAGGATTGGGATGATCTCATTAAAGAAGGTGTGGAGGTCATAACCCCGAATCCACAGACATCGGGAGGAGCCCGCTGGAATTATTTGGCCGCATGGGGTTACGCACTGAAGCAGAATAACAATGATGAGGCCAAGGCAAAGGAATTTATTACAGAGCTGTTCAAGCATACGCCTGTACTTGATACAGGAGCCCGCGGCTCCACGACGACCTTTGTAGAACGGGGAATAGGCGATGTTCTGCTCGCATGGGAGAACGAGGCCCTGCTGTCGATCAAGGAACAAGGTGCAGATAAATTCGATATTGTCTACCCATCGATCAGTATTTTGGCTGAGCCGCCTGTAGCTGTAGTAGACAAGAATGTAGATAAAAATGGAACACGTGAAGCAGCAGAGGCTTATCTGGAATACTTGTACAGTGAAGAAGGGCAGAAGATTGCTGCCGAGAACTTCTACCGTCCGACTCTTCCTGCTGTTGCTGAACAGTATAAAGAGAATTTTCCAGAGCTTGCGCTGTTCACACTGAACGATGTATTTGGTACATGGAAAGAAACACAAGAGAAGCATTTCAGCGAGAACGGAATATTCTCTCAAATCTATGTGCCAAGCAATTAA
- the cysT gene encoding sulfate ABC transporter permease subunit CysT, with translation MSRAGTARVRVLPGFGINMGFTVLYLSLVVLIPLAALLFNSTGLTWAKFADMATDPRILASFRVSFTTAGFAAFANLFLGLLLAWVLVRYEFPGKKIFDAIIDLPFALPTAVAGVALTALYAPNGWIGSIVEPLGIQIAFSQLGITLALMFIGIPFVVRTVQPVLAELEKDVEEAAATLGAGRWLTFRKVVLPELIPPLLTGFALAFARGIGEYGSVVFISGNMPMKTEIAPLLIMTQLERFDYAGATAVALLLLIVSFVLLFLINTLQRWSRKTSRK, from the coding sequence ATGAGCAGGGCAGGAACAGCCCGGGTCAGAGTACTTCCGGGTTTTGGGATAAATATGGGATTTACGGTGCTGTATTTAAGTTTGGTTGTCTTGATTCCACTAGCAGCACTGCTGTTCAATTCAACAGGTCTGACATGGGCCAAGTTTGCAGATATGGCTACGGATCCGCGAATTCTCGCGTCCTTCCGCGTCAGCTTTACGACTGCGGGCTTTGCTGCATTCGCCAACCTGTTTCTAGGGCTGCTGCTAGCCTGGGTGCTGGTCCGGTACGAGTTCCCTGGCAAGAAAATATTTGATGCCATCATCGATCTGCCCTTTGCACTTCCAACCGCAGTTGCGGGGGTTGCGCTCACGGCGCTCTATGCACCGAACGGGTGGATTGGCTCCATTGTTGAACCGCTGGGAATTCAGATCGCATTCTCGCAGCTTGGGATTACGCTTGCCCTGATGTTCATCGGTATTCCATTTGTGGTACGTACAGTCCAGCCGGTACTGGCTGAACTGGAGAAGGATGTAGAAGAAGCGGCAGCTACTCTGGGAGCTGGACGCTGGCTTACTTTTCGCAAGGTCGTTCTGCCAGAGCTTATTCCTCCTTTGCTTACCGGATTTGCTCTTGCATTCGCGAGAGGAATCGGTGAATACGGCTCGGTTGTGTTCATTTCAGGCAACATGCCGATGAAGACGGAGATTGCTCCGCTCCTCATCATGACCCAGCTTGAGCGGTTTGATTATGCAGGGGCAACAGCGGTTGCGCTGCTGCTGCTTATCGTCTCCTTTGTCCTGTTGTTTCTTATTAATACATTACAGCGCTGGAGCCGGAAGACATCCCGCAAATAG
- the cysW gene encoding sulfate ABC transporter permease subunit CysW, protein MAGTVPVGANTRTNAKQSRATTEAPWVKWVLIGAAILVMGWLLILPLVIVIAEALKQGAGVFFAALSDPDALSALRLTLLVAVITVPLNTVFGIAAAWVITKFQFRGKGLLITLIDLPFSISPVVAGLMLVLVFGSHGWLGPLLESWNMSIIFAVPGIVLATLFITFPFVARELIPLMEDQGTQEEEAAVMLGAKGWRVFFQVTLPNIKWGLLYGVILCNARAMGEFGAVSVVSGHIRGLTNTLPLHVEILYNEYQFAASFAVASLLLVLALITLILKSWFTRKGTH, encoded by the coding sequence ATGGCAGGAACCGTACCTGTAGGAGCAAATACACGGACGAATGCAAAACAGTCCCGGGCGACGACAGAAGCGCCTTGGGTGAAGTGGGTGCTCATCGGAGCGGCCATACTCGTTATGGGCTGGCTGCTGATTTTGCCGCTGGTTATTGTTATTGCTGAAGCGTTGAAGCAAGGGGCGGGGGTGTTCTTTGCTGCACTCTCGGATCCGGATGCGCTGTCTGCGCTTAGACTTACACTGCTGGTCGCTGTGATTACTGTACCGCTGAATACGGTGTTCGGCATCGCGGCCGCTTGGGTTATTACGAAGTTTCAATTTCGCGGGAAGGGTCTGCTCATTACCTTGATCGATCTGCCCTTCTCCATTTCGCCGGTTGTTGCCGGCTTGATGCTTGTTCTTGTCTTTGGATCTCACGGCTGGCTCGGACCTTTATTAGAGTCATGGAATATGAGCATCATTTTTGCGGTTCCAGGTATTGTGCTTGCCACTTTGTTTATCACGTTCCCATTTGTAGCACGCGAGCTGATTCCGCTGATGGAGGATCAGGGAACACAGGAGGAAGAAGCCGCTGTGATGCTGGGAGCCAAGGGCTGGCGAGTGTTCTTCCAAGTGACGCTTCCTAACATTAAATGGGGTCTGCTGTATGGTGTCATCTTGTGTAATGCCAGAGCGATGGGGGAATTCGGAGCGGTGTCTGTCGTATCGGGTCACATTCGCGGACTGACAAATACACTGCCGCTCCACGTGGAGATTTTGTATAACGAGTATCAGTTTGCCGCTTCATTTGCGGTTGCATCCCTGCTGCTCGTGCTTGCCCTGATTACACTTATACTCAAGAGCTGGTTTACTAGGAAGGGTACGCATTAG
- a CDS encoding YezD family protein → MTKPLKVDEVWMDRIASLLNEMEFGSLSIIVHEGQIVQMERTERKRYENTSSNTSKSGKSRSAASGAADSRSSGPRALRKSGSS, encoded by the coding sequence ATGACTAAACCGCTGAAAGTCGATGAAGTGTGGATGGATCGTATCGCCAGTTTGTTGAATGAAATGGAATTTGGCTCGTTGTCCATCATCGTCCATGAAGGGCAGATTGTACAGATGGAGCGGACCGAGCGCAAACGTTATGAGAACACATCATCCAATACCTCTAAATCGGGCAAATCTCGCAGTGCGGCGTCAGGAGCCGCTGATTCCAGATCGAGTGGTCCACGTGCACTTCGCAAATCCGGGTCTTCATAA
- a CDS encoding GNAT family N-acetyltransferase yields the protein MEITYQIPSPQDYLDLRIAAGLSLMSLDGAQKGLPNTLFAVSLMEEGKLIGMGRVVGDGGLQFFVTDIAVHPDYQGEGYGKTLMGEIRKYLDNHVPAKGLVSLLADIPADRLYEQYGFTHSAPESQGMHWKQK from the coding sequence ATGGAAATTACATATCAAATTCCTTCGCCGCAGGACTATTTGGACCTTCGCATAGCTGCAGGGCTGTCCTTGATGAGTCTTGACGGAGCTCAGAAAGGGCTGCCGAACACGTTGTTCGCAGTCAGTCTAATGGAAGAGGGCAAGCTCATCGGCATGGGCAGAGTTGTCGGTGATGGAGGCTTACAGTTTTTTGTGACGGATATTGCTGTTCATCCCGATTACCAGGGCGAAGGATATGGAAAGACCCTTATGGGAGAGATTCGAAAATACCTCGATAATCATGTCCCTGCGAAGGGCCTCGTGTCACTTCTGGCAGATATCCCGGCTGATCGGTTATATGAGCAGTATGGCTTTACGCATTCAGCGCCGGAATCTCAAGGCATGCATTGGAAACAAAAATAG
- a CDS encoding threonine synthase, translating into MGQYSYLSHLECPKCGLIYHTTGVQQLCTCGSPLNARYDLDSLKKEWNPEAIQGREMNLWRYHELLPVREPEHVITLGEGMTPLLRMPSLGMDMAIPQLYMKDEGLTPSGSFKSRGAAVGISKAKELGVSKFAMPTNGNAGAAWSLYAARAGIQATIVMPVDAPLITRNECIAAGADLYLVNGLISDAGKIVADKVRSEGIYDASTLKEPYRIEGKKTMGLEIAEQLGWQMPDVILYPTGGGVGLIGIYKGLLELQELGFVTGRLPKLVAVQAAGCAPIVKAWEQNASESEFWSDSQTIAFGINVPKAIGDFLVLDAIYETDGAAIAVTEEEILSEQRLSARLEGSFICPEGAAAFAAARILRANGWIQDNEKVIVLNTGSGIKYPETISGNVPLLNPGDTIPKALT; encoded by the coding sequence ATGGGACAGTACAGCTATTTGAGTCATTTGGAATGTCCAAAGTGCGGACTGATTTATCATACAACAGGCGTTCAACAGCTGTGCACTTGCGGATCTCCGTTAAACGCCCGATACGATCTGGATAGTCTTAAGAAGGAATGGAATCCTGAAGCCATACAAGGCAGGGAGATGAACCTGTGGAGATATCATGAACTGCTTCCTGTGAGGGAACCGGAGCATGTGATCACTCTGGGCGAAGGGATGACACCGCTGCTTCGTATGCCAAGTCTCGGAATGGATATGGCGATTCCTCAGCTGTATATGAAGGATGAAGGCTTGACGCCGAGCGGATCATTCAAGTCACGCGGCGCTGCTGTCGGTATATCCAAAGCCAAAGAACTTGGCGTATCCAAATTTGCGATGCCGACGAACGGGAATGCGGGCGCAGCCTGGTCCTTATATGCAGCTCGTGCAGGTATACAGGCAACGATTGTAATGCCTGTTGACGCGCCGCTGATTACGCGCAATGAATGTATTGCCGCAGGTGCGGATTTGTACCTCGTGAACGGACTAATCAGTGATGCAGGGAAGATTGTTGCAGATAAGGTCCGGTCAGAGGGGATCTACGATGCATCCACGCTGAAGGAGCCTTATCGAATTGAGGGTAAGAAGACGATGGGACTGGAGATTGCAGAACAGCTGGGCTGGCAGATGCCGGACGTTATTCTGTATCCGACAGGCGGCGGTGTCGGCTTGATCGGGATCTATAAAGGTCTGCTAGAGCTTCAAGAGCTGGGCTTTGTAACCGGTCGTCTGCCGAAGCTGGTTGCTGTACAGGCTGCAGGCTGTGCCCCGATTGTAAAAGCATGGGAGCAGAATGCGTCTGAATCGGAATTTTGGTCCGACTCGCAGACGATTGCCTTTGGTATTAATGTGCCCAAAGCGATCGGAGATTTTCTTGTACTTGACGCCATATATGAGACGGATGGAGCTGCCATCGCTGTGACAGAAGAGGAAATTTTGTCTGAACAGCGTTTGTCAGCCCGGTTGGAAGGATCGTTCATTTGTCCGGAAGGCGCCGCTGCTTTTGCTGCCGCACGAATACTTCGGGCTAACGGATGGATTCAGGACAACGAGAAGGTGATCGTCCTGAATACGGGCTCTGGCATTAAGTATCCGGAAACGATATCCGGCAATGTTCCACTGCTGAACCCGGGAGATACGATTCCCAAGGCGCTGACATGA
- a CDS encoding NAD(P)-dependent oxidoreductase has translation MNIALFGATGTIGQAILEEALGRKMTVTAIVRNRFKFNEKREGLTVVEGDILKPESVAEAVKGHDVVISAYGPEFGKEEELVEAARSLVEGIRNSGVQRLLVVGGAGSLLTDSGVPLMETPEFPEEVRPLALAHRDAFHIYEESDLDWTYLSPAATIEPGRRTGNFRIGTDRLILDEAGQSRISVEDYAAAMVDEADDPYFSGSRFTVAY, from the coding sequence ATGAATATAGCTTTATTTGGAGCAACAGGAACGATTGGACAAGCGATCTTGGAGGAAGCATTGGGCAGAAAAATGACGGTAACTGCCATTGTGCGGAATCGGTTTAAATTTAACGAGAAGCGAGAGGGACTCACCGTTGTTGAGGGTGACATTCTTAAGCCTGAATCGGTTGCTGAAGCCGTAAAGGGACATGATGTGGTCATTAGCGCATACGGTCCTGAATTCGGTAAGGAGGAAGAGCTGGTCGAGGCGGCACGTTCCCTCGTAGAGGGCATTCGAAACAGTGGAGTCCAGCGTCTGCTCGTCGTTGGAGGAGCAGGCAGTCTGCTGACCGATAGCGGAGTTCCGCTGATGGAGACTCCGGAATTCCCGGAAGAGGTTAGACCGCTGGCGCTCGCACATCGGGATGCATTTCATATTTACGAGGAGTCCGACTTGGACTGGACTTATTTGAGTCCGGCAGCAACGATCGAACCTGGACGCCGTACAGGCAATTTCCGAATTGGCACAGATCGTCTGATCCTGGATGAAGCAGGGCAGAGCCGTATATCGGTCGAAGATTATGCAGCGGCTATGGTGGATGAAGCGGATGATCCGTATTTCAGCGGGTCCCGATTTACCGTGGCTTATTAG
- a CDS encoding NAD(P)H-hydrate dehydratase — protein MYVVTAKQMRELDHIVIEKIGVPSASLMENAGKALAEEVVKLCREEQNGRIERGTPRDPLQEDENNNRRAFEEWRGVRGTIRAEETLRIKDRSQEHWFILIGKGNNGGDGLVCARHLQEAGIKVTIVYAVPPSALEQDAALQRDAATAYRIPAVVYSEKEPLSFHGITGIVDALLGTGSNGAPRKAYAALIREANESGLPIVSADIPSGLNADTGELYEPHIRAEMTVCFGLLKRGLTQYPGAEAAGRVKVRSIGIPPKLAADQGISVQVLTEEVLEGTLGMDLALRRSGEGHKGTYGHVLLTAGTLAMSGAGLLSARASLRSGCGLATWALPYELMPHVIGKVPELMLADAVSGNDGLWTEESAERVIQLAEGKDVLAIGPGLGRFEGDTGWLRRIVEACDVPIVLDADALNMVAAGGEDFFLGMNRTAPLILTPHPGEMARLMGISTKDVQRDRITHAAAYAEKTGVILVLKGSRTVIAAPSGSTYINLTGHPGMGTGGAGDVLTGIIAGLLAQGWSAEQAAAYGVYLHGLSGERAAYKRHHPGGIIAGDIIDAL, from the coding sequence ATGTATGTTGTAACCGCGAAGCAGATGCGTGAGCTTGATCACATCGTAATTGAGAAGATCGGCGTTCCTTCGGCAAGCCTGATGGAGAATGCAGGCAAGGCGCTCGCCGAAGAAGTGGTGAAGCTGTGCCGTGAAGAGCAGAATGGGCGAATAGAACGAGGAACACCGCGGGACCCGCTGCAGGAAGATGAGAATAACAATCGCAGGGCATTTGAGGAGTGGCGTGGTGTGAGAGGTACGATTCGTGCCGAGGAGACATTACGCATCAAAGACCGAAGCCAGGAACATTGGTTTATACTCATTGGAAAAGGAAATAACGGCGGAGATGGGCTCGTGTGTGCCCGGCATTTGCAAGAGGCGGGTATCAAAGTAACGATTGTTTATGCTGTTCCGCCTTCAGCACTGGAGCAGGATGCTGCACTTCAAAGAGACGCGGCAACGGCATATAGGATTCCGGCAGTCGTATATAGCGAGAAGGAGCCGCTGTCATTTCATGGCATTACCGGTATTGTAGATGCGCTGCTGGGTACTGGAAGCAACGGTGCGCCGCGCAAGGCTTATGCAGCCTTGATCCGTGAGGCTAATGAGAGCGGGCTCCCTATTGTCTCCGCTGATATTCCAAGCGGTTTAAATGCAGATACGGGAGAGCTCTATGAGCCTCATATCCGGGCAGAGATGACGGTGTGCTTCGGGTTGTTAAAACGCGGATTGACTCAGTATCCCGGTGCAGAGGCAGCAGGCCGCGTCAAAGTGCGATCCATTGGAATCCCTCCTAAGCTCGCAGCGGATCAGGGCATATCTGTACAAGTCCTTACAGAAGAAGTGCTGGAAGGGACGCTTGGAATGGATCTGGCGCTCCGAAGATCAGGCGAAGGGCATAAGGGAACCTATGGACATGTGCTGCTTACTGCCGGGACACTTGCCATGAGCGGGGCCGGGCTTCTGAGTGCACGTGCATCGCTCCGGTCAGGCTGCGGTCTTGCCACTTGGGCGCTGCCTTACGAGCTGATGCCGCATGTCATCGGCAAGGTGCCTGAGCTGATGCTCGCCGATGCGGTGAGCGGAAATGACGGGCTGTGGACGGAAGAGTCAGCAGAGCGAGTTATACAGCTCGCGGAGGGCAAGGATGTGCTGGCCATCGGGCCGGGACTTGGGCGCTTTGAAGGAGATACAGGGTGGCTTCGCCGCATTGTTGAAGCATGTGATGTACCTATTGTACTTGATGCTGATGCACTCAATATGGTCGCAGCAGGAGGGGAAGATTTCTTCTTGGGGATGAACCGGACTGCACCGCTCATTCTGACGCCGCATCCGGGGGAGATGGCTCGTTTGATGGGGATATCCACGAAGGACGTCCAGCGAGACCGGATCACCCATGCGGCGGCATATGCAGAGAAGACGGGCGTTATCCTTGTACTCAAGGGCTCGCGCACGGTCATTGCTGCTCCTTCAGGCAGCACCTATATTAACCTGACCGGACATCCCGGTATGGGAACCGGCGGTGCAGGGGACGTGCTGACCGGCATTATAGCGGGTCTATTGGCTCAGGGATGGAGCGCTGAGCAGGCAGCAGCATACGGTGTATATCTGCATGGACTCTCCGGAGAACGTGCTGCATACAAGCGGCATCATCCGGGAGGCATTATTGCCGGCGACATTATTGACGCATTGTAA
- the kdpF gene encoding K(+)-transporting ATPase subunit F — MWVLLAIAAAVFIYLVYALLNPEKF, encoded by the coding sequence ATGTGGGTGCTGCTTGCTATTGCAGCTGCTGTATTCATTTATTTGGTCTACGCACTGCTTAACCCAGAGAAATTTTGA